The segment GGTCTTCGAATTCACCGCGGTATTTCGTACCAGCCACTACAGAGCCCATATCGAGGGTCATGACACGTTTGTCGCGCAGCGTCTCCGGAATTTCATTGTTGATGATCTTTTGAGCCAGACCTTCGGCAATCGCCGTTTTACCAACCCCAGGTTCACCGATCAGCACCGGATTGTTCTTGGTCCGGCGGCTCAGCACCTGAATGACACGCTCAATTTCCTTGCTGCGGCCGATCACAGGGTCGAGGTTACCGTCCTTGGCATAGGCCGTCAGATCGCGGGCCAGGCCGTCCAGCGTTGGCGTGCTGACGTTAGCCGGAGCTCCGCTGTGGCTGGAGGTGGCTTCACTGCTGCCCAGGAGCTGCAATACCTGCTGGCGGGCCTTGTTCAGGCTAATGCCGAGATTGTTCAGCACACGGGCGGCTACGCCCTCTCCCTCGCGGATCAGACCGAGCAGGATATGCTCTGTTCCCACATACGTGTGACCCAGCTTGCGGGCCTCGTCCATGGACAGCTCGATCACCTTCTTGGCACGAGGAGTATAAGCGATGTTGGTCGGTTGTTCCTGACCTCTGCCAATCAGTGTTTCCACTTCATCCTGTATCTTCTCCAGACCCAGACCAAGTCCGATCAATGCCTTAGCGGCAATGCCGTCTCCTTCACGAATCAGTCCGAGTAAAATATGCTCTGTCCCAATGTTGTTGTGTCCCAAACGTACGGCTTCTTCCTGCGCCAGCGCCAGCACCTTTTGTGCGCGTTCCGTAAATCTTCCAAACATCATATCTCCTGCACCTCCACGGATAATAAATATCTATAATTTAATGTTGTGATCCCAGTGTCTCCCGGAGCAGCTTCGCCCGGTACATATCGCGTTCAGTAGGCGACAGCTCGTCACCGAACAGCTTTTGCAGAAAGCCCGGCTGAGTCTTGACATTCAGCTCATTGAGCACTGAAATCGAAGGCCCTTCCAGAATCCCCAGATCTACACCAAGCCGCAGATCGGAGAGCCGCTGTGCCGATTCTTTCAGTTCCATCACAGCAGCATAGGCCAGAATTCCGTAGGAGCGCTTGATACGGTCCGTAATCCGCAGAGCGGAATCGACCAGCAGGCGTTCACGGGCGTTGCGTTCATGCTCTATAATCTGGGTGACTACGCTGTGAAGATTCTCAATAATCTCATTTTCGGTCTGTCCGAGCGTAATCTGGTTGGAGATCTGAAAGATATTCCCTACTGCTTCGCTGCCTTCACCGTAAATTCCTCTAACGGTAAGCCCCACCTGATTAACTGCGGACAAAATGCGGTTGATCTGATGCGTCATGACCAAGGCCGGCAGATGCACCATAACCGAGGCTCTCAGCCCTGTTCCCACATTGGTGGGACAGCTTGTTAAGTAGCCTCTGCGGTCATCGAAGGCGTAATTGACAGCAGCCTCGAAAATATCATCGATGGCGGTTGCCCTTACCCAGGCTTCTCTGACCTGCAGCCCCGGGAACAGGCATTGAATGCGGAGATGATCCTCCTCATTAATCATAATGCTGACCGACTCGTCCTCATTAAGAATGACTGCCCCGCCTTTGGAATCATCCGCCAGATTAGGACTGATGAGGTGCTTTTCCACCAGTACTTTTTTGTCCAGCTCACCCAGCTCATCCAGTCTCAGCAGCTCGAAGCTGCCGAAGTCGGCCGAAGCTTCACCCTGAAATACGGGGGCAAGCTGCTCCAGCACCTCCTCGGACTGCTCTCTTGAAGCGAGCAGCGGGAACGGAAGATGCTCCAGATTACGGGCGATACGCATACGGCTGCTGATGACAATCTCCGAATGGCTGCCGCCGCAGCGCATCCAGTCACTCAGTGCTTGTTCGGTAAACCGGAGACTTGACATGCCCGGATCCCTCCTATATATCAAAGACTTTACTCTTGTGGCATTTCTTTTTCAAGCTTGCGGATTCTGTCCCTCAGCTCAGCTGCGGTCTCGAACTCCTCCTGCACAATACTCTGCTGCAATTCCTGCTTCAGCTCATCAATCTGGCGCTTGCACATGATCTGTGCGCCCGCCCGCTTGGGCAGCTTGCCAACATGCGCTGTACTGCCATGCACCCGTCTGAAGAGCGGGTCGAGCGTACTGT is part of the Paenibacillus sp. FSL M7-0420 genome and harbors:
- a CDS encoding protein arginine kinase — its product is MSSLRFTEQALSDWMRCGGSHSEIVISSRMRIARNLEHLPFPLLASREQSEEVLEQLAPVFQGEASADFGSFELLRLDELGELDKKVLVEKHLISPNLADDSKGGAVILNEDESVSIMINEEDHLRIQCLFPGLQVREAWVRATAIDDIFEAAVNYAFDDRRGYLTSCPTNVGTGLRASVMVHLPALVMTHQINRILSAVNQVGLTVRGIYGEGSEAVGNIFQISNQITLGQTENEIIENLHSVVTQIIEHERNARERLLVDSALRITDRIKRSYGILAYAAVMELKESAQRLSDLRLGVDLGILEGPSISVLNELNVKTQPGFLQKLFGDELSPTERDMYRAKLLRETLGSQH